In Streptomyces puniciscabiei, a single genomic region encodes these proteins:
- a CDS encoding NCS2 family permease, with the protein MTQQSVEPTTTAEDAGAGSRPPAGRSWLDRYFHISERGSTIATEVRGGVTTFMAMAYILLLNPVILSGADKSGDSLSQKALITATALGAAFTTLLMGWVGKVPLAMAAGLSVSGVLAGLVMGTKDLTWAQGLAMCVAYGVVIMLLVVTGLREMIMNAIPLPLKHGITIGIGLFIAFIGLVKAGFVHAGTATPVTLGNGGELVGWPVLLFAVTLLLIFALQSRNVPGAILIGIVTGTVLAMIVNAAGLVDDKSWANGEGPALHGSAVSMPDFSLIGKVSFGGLGDVGYMTVTFIVFTLVLAGFFDAMATIIGIGTEAELADHQGRMPGLSKALFIDGAGGAIGGAVGGSGQTVFVESATGVGEGARTGLASVVTGGFFALCLFFTPITAIVPREVASAALVTIGAMMMMNARHVDWGDRSVAIPVFLTVVIMPFTYSITPGVAAGVISYVVIKLAQGKWREIGPFMWGLTLLFLVYFSLHPIRALLGVH; encoded by the coding sequence ATGACCCAGCAGTCAGTGGAGCCCACGACCACCGCCGAAGACGCGGGCGCGGGTTCGCGTCCGCCGGCCGGCAGGTCGTGGCTCGACCGGTACTTCCACATATCCGAAAGAGGATCCACCATCGCGACCGAGGTCCGCGGTGGCGTCACCACCTTCATGGCGATGGCGTACATCCTCCTGCTCAACCCGGTGATCCTCAGTGGCGCGGACAAGTCCGGCGACTCCCTGAGCCAGAAGGCGCTCATCACGGCCACCGCGCTCGGCGCGGCGTTCACCACCCTCCTCATGGGCTGGGTCGGCAAGGTGCCGCTCGCCATGGCCGCCGGACTGTCCGTCTCCGGTGTGCTGGCCGGTCTGGTCATGGGCACCAAGGACCTGACGTGGGCCCAGGGCCTGGCGATGTGCGTCGCCTACGGCGTCGTGATCATGCTGTTGGTGGTCACCGGCCTCCGCGAGATGATCATGAACGCGATCCCGCTGCCGCTCAAGCACGGCATCACGATCGGCATCGGTCTGTTCATCGCCTTCATCGGCCTGGTCAAGGCCGGGTTCGTGCACGCGGGTACGGCGACCCCGGTCACCCTGGGCAACGGGGGCGAGCTCGTCGGCTGGCCCGTCCTGCTCTTCGCGGTCACGCTCCTGCTGATCTTCGCGCTCCAGTCCCGGAACGTCCCCGGCGCCATCCTCATCGGCATCGTCACCGGCACCGTTCTCGCGATGATCGTCAACGCGGCCGGCCTCGTGGACGACAAGTCCTGGGCCAACGGCGAAGGCCCCGCGCTGCACGGCAGTGCCGTGTCGATGCCGGACTTCTCGCTCATCGGCAAGGTGTCCTTCGGCGGCCTCGGCGACGTCGGCTACATGACGGTCACCTTCATCGTCTTCACCCTGGTGCTCGCCGGCTTCTTCGACGCGATGGCCACCATCATCGGCATCGGCACCGAGGCCGAACTCGCCGACCACCAGGGGCGGATGCCGGGCCTGTCCAAGGCGCTGTTCATCGACGGTGCCGGCGGCGCCATCGGCGGCGCGGTGGGCGGCTCCGGGCAGACCGTGTTCGTCGAGTCCGCCACCGGCGTCGGCGAGGGCGCCCGCACCGGCCTGGCCTCGGTGGTCACCGGTGGCTTCTTCGCCCTGTGCCTGTTCTTCACGCCGATCACGGCGATCGTGCCGCGCGAGGTGGCCTCGGCCGCCCTCGTCACCATCGGCGCGATGATGATGATGAACGCCCGGCACGTGGACTGGGGGGACCGCTCCGTGGCGATCCCGGTCTTCCTGACCGTCGTGATCATGCCGTTCACGTACTCGATCACCCCCGGTGTCGCCGCCGGTGTGATCTCCTACGTCGTCATCAAGCTCGCCCAGGGCAAGTGGCGGGAGATCGGTCCCTTCATGTGGGGGCTGACGCTGCTCTTCCTCGTCTACTTCTCCCTGCATCCGATCCGGGCCCTGCTGGGCGTGCACTAG